Sequence from the Fulvivirga ligni genome:
TCGATTATATCCCACATTTTTATATTGAATTAGCTCACTTAATTTTATCTAAAAGTTATAATTGCTGAAATTTTGATATCAATGTATAAAGGGCTCCTTACTATAATCTTGCTAGTAATATCTAATAGCTTTATGATTTTGGCATGGTATGGTCATCTGAAATTTAAAGAAATGCCAGCCTTTTCCAAATTAGGATTAATTGCAATCATTTTTATCAGCTGGGGCATTGCGCTATTCGAATATGTTTTTCAGGTTCCTGCCAATAAAATAGGATTTAGCGAAAATGGTGGCCCATTCAATCTATGGCAATTAAAAGTAATCCAGGAGGTTATTACTCTATTAATCTTTACCATTTTTACTTTGATATTTTTTAAAAATGAAAGTTTTAGAATCAACCATGTGATTGGATTTATCTTCATGACTTTGGCTGTATACTTTATTTTTAAAAAGTAACTAAGGAGTAATATTAGCTCTTCTTCTCATGAAATGCACCAATCTACTTATGATCATAACAGCGCTTTCTATCTCTATCAGCAGGCCTGGGAGGATATAAAAGAATGTTTTCTAAATATTTAAAAAGATAAAGAAATGAACAACTATGAATAAATGCTTAGTGTTGAATTGATTTTTGAAATAATTATTCTTTTATATTAATAGCAAACCTTTTAAAAATAAAAAGGTTTGAACTAATTAATTACCACTATTTGCAATTATGACGTTCGGGATATTATCTAAGGATTCTACTACATGAGCAGCAGAGAGTTTAATAGCCTCTTTAGGCATTCCAAATACTACAGAAG
This genomic interval carries:
- a CDS encoding DMT family protein translates to MYKGLLTIILLVISNSFMILAWYGHLKFKEMPAFSKLGLIAIIFISWGIALFEYVFQVPANKIGFSENGGPFNLWQLKVIQEVITLLIFTIFTLIFFKNESFRINHVIGFIFMTLAVYFIFKK